AAATGCTGAATTAGCCTTCTTTTTAGGGTCTATTGAAGTATAATGTACTATAGTTTGCTTATTTAGATACTGTTTGAGTTTCTCGTTTAATAttctacaatatttataaacacaacCAAGATTTAAGGGTCCGAAATCTGAATAATAATTTTCGTAGACTAGTTCGTTatctatacaaaaataatgtgtATCAGCCGTATTCTTAAGTGTTTTGCCTTGCCTTACTGTtgcaaaatacaaaacattttttatatattctgcCTTAAACAATATATCAGGACTTCGACTCGTCATTGCAATAACAATGATGCGTAACTTAATTGatagtacatattttatatagtaTAATACTCCTTTACAACTACAATACACAGCTTTGTATAATAAGACACTAAAACACTACGATTTCATAACACAAACATATTTTCTAaacaaattttacaaaaaaataaaactattacaaaattcaaatgacaGTGTCGTTGGcactcttttgttttaaactagCCACAGACGTCACATTAACTTTACAAGTTGCCAGGTTCACCAGTAGAAACTGCAAATTGCATGCCAAGTTAAAATTAGATTTGACTTTATTCCAGTGTTCTTGAAATGTAAATGCAGTTTAGTGATAACTTAGCAACGATTTACAGTTGATAACAAGTTTGTGCTAGGAATATTATACGAGTTTAGTATTgccattttaaaaattatttgaaaatattatcacaataaaaaatgtttttgacagCTCTAGTCTTTTTCCGGTACGCAAGGTAAATTGTCAAACGTTTTGTGTTCGCTTTCTCTGAATCTTGAATTATTTTCGCAATCTTTAATTCTGTAATGACTGTGAGTGTTTCAAAATTATGTTGGAGTATCGCTCAACCTATTATATTTCGTATTTCAGGTCGTCTAATCACAAAAAACCATGGCTGATGTCGAAGTGTAAGTACATTTTTGTATTCGTTACTTTGCATATTTCTACTTAAGTTTTTCCAGTATTCTGTCCttataattgttaatttatacgcttttgttttattactgtaCTTTAAAACCAATAAATCCTTAAAATATGATGTAAACATGTTGTCAACATAACCTCCAAATTTATTCTGTTCCGTAGCATGACTTGATGATATTAAAGGTTAATCGTCCTTTTTATACATCTCCAAAGCCTCTTGCGAACTTTTATAGTAGCAAATTCGCTATAACCATGTTTAATTTTGCAGTGAGGTACCCGCGAACCCCGTCCTGAGCGGAGGTGCGATGGACGTGAACACAGCCCTCCAAGAGGTGCTGAAGACGGCCCTCATCCACGGAGGTCTCGTACACGGACTCCACGAGGCTGCCAAGGCCCTTGACAAGTTAGTAAACCTTCTTTGTTAGTTCTAGTTTACTAGGTACTGCTAAGTCTTGATAATGCCTATGGAAGTGAGTTAGTGCCATTAGTACAAAGTCTTGCATTGTTTTAAGTCCATTTATCTCAGTGATTTCAGTTTCTTGAATGTGCACAGCAGCTTAAAAAAGCTACTGTGGTGACCATGGTGTTGGTACCATGTGTTAATTTGTACCTATACATAGACAATTTTGATAATGTTATTCTGGCACATTAACTTTCAGAAAATATGCATTTACAgtggaatattttaaataacattccACAAAAGTTAGCATCAAAGATGTCAAATAATATACTCCAAAAATTTTACAGCAAATTGCATTGATTCTTAGCgaaaatttaaaagtatttttttttttcctaattaaGTTAACATTAGATTTTTGGCATGATCTTAGCATTTttggtaattaaataatattgctcCAAAAATTATAGTTCTGAACTTTTGAGTTTGAAAGTTCTTCCAATTCGTATGGAATCTGAAAACGTGTTATATTTTGCATGAAGCAtctaaagttattatttaaagcgTTAAAAAGCCGCCATTTCTTTTTTCCTCACAATTGCATTAGAACTACAACCAATATTCATTCAGTAGGGGGCTGTTCTAGTCTCGTGCTGAGTGGAAATATCTGGCACTCCACAAAGGTGTGCGGGATACACTCTGATGCAAACAGAGACGCACATACATAGTACCACAGTGTTCTATCTTCAATACTGTGGCCTCCCAATTGTGCCACATTGCTTTATTATACACTAGCTTCTTCCTCATGGTTTCACTTGCATTCTGGGAGGGGAGATGGAGACTTGGAGATAGTGTAGCTTACCCGcagtgaaagaacttttcgAATCggttacatacaaataaatgtttcccctttatcatattagtatagactagcaGCTGGTCCCTGCAATTTTCACCAGGGTCACAACTATTTTCTGCGCcaacataaaaagtaaatgaGTTAAGTTGGATTGCAATACAATGTACACAAAATTTTAGCTTCATCATTTTGTAGGGCCTCTTGCTAGGCTCAAGAACAGAGTTTTTCAGATCACTAATGCCCTATGTAATGTATAACATACAGTCTTGGCATAGCTCGGAGGCAGCGAGCTAATTAATAGAAGTAGGGTGTGCCAATAAAATTTAAAGGATATAGCCCAGCTTAATTTAAGGAGATAGTCCAATTTACAGCAAAAAGGTTAGAGCATTATGTTAAATTGTGTCTGTCTGTGTAACAGGAGGCAAGCTGTCCTCTGCGTACTGGCTGAGAACTGCGACGAGGCTGCATACAAGAAGCTCGTCCAGGCTCTCTGCAATGAGCACCAGATCCCCCTCGTGAAGGTGAGTCTTACTTCAGCTATAGTAATTAgctatgttaatttattattaaaactaaaattgtgTTTGGAATAACTTAGTGATTCTAATGATGAAGTCTCAGAAATGTTTTAACAGAGGAATATTGCCCTAAACTTAGCTGTCAGGCTGTACATTAAACTTTTGTGGAACTCGGAAACCAGACAAGCTATTTGGGAATTATGTAAATAGCTGTAACTTAGCGattaccaaaataaattaaaaataatctaagaCAATTAAGTTTTGTACAACTGTTTCTGTCCCCTCATCTTGATTTCTTGTTTGTGATATATTTATAGTTGGAATAATAGTTATATTGTTGCGCTCCGCACGAGCGGTCCCGGTACTATATCGGTCCTGCAAAAGGAGCGCAGAGTGAATCGTGTGCCCCTATGGTGGCTCTCAACCTGACGAGTCAACTTTCCTAGCACCCGTACATTTTGACTAACcaacaatattttatgcaaataatacAACATGTAGTCATTCTCTCATTGACAAGAGATCTTTTGTTAAAATGTAACTACCTACTAGCATTCTGGAAGCAGATTCACTCGCGTCTCGAGAGAACTACTTTTCGCACGTAGATATAAAGTAGCCTGTATGTTATAATACAAGCTGTATTGCTAAGTTTAATCAAATTCCGATTAGTCGTTTGTGAGTggaaaagtaacaaacataaaccCTCATAAACTTTCGGctttaatattaactttaattaacgtttttttaaattcacatgatttttttgttttatatctcACTTGAATACTCGAGATTATGACTACGTgctatttctttaatttatttactactgTTATACAAAggaatcaaatcaaaaatacacataaatcaatatattattttctctaGGTGGACAACAACAAGAAACTCGGTGAATGGGCTGGTCTCTGCAAAATCGACAAGGACGGCAAGGCTAGGAAGATCGTTGGCTGCTCCTGTGTAGTGATCAAGGTATGTTCAAACTTAATCATATTTCTAATACGTAGTTGATACAGTTCTCGCCAAACGGCCTCACACGCTACGTTCTACCAGAGAGGTAATCTGTGCAGATACCTGAGCATGTCAACCGTACAATGGTAGCGTTCAAAAAACTGCACAGGTCTATTCCCACACACATACCTGTCCATCTGCGCAGGCATACTTGCACAGATGGAACTCTTCGGTAGACCGTAGAGGATGGCCGGATGGCCATAAGGtcgtcaaaaaaatattgatatcagTGAACGAGGGGGAAATTGGGGATGGGGAAACAAGTGCATACTTCCACTCGGAATTTAGATTCGAATCGCCATTTAGTTTGGCGAGAACGTTCAGCTTTCATTGAAAATTGGTTTTTAATCAAGCTTTTGAGTTGCTAGACCTTCTTTTTCACAGCAAAAAGTCTATGAGACTCCACTTAAATACGAGTTGGTGGTTCCAACTTCCCGTAGCGCTCAGCACGAACACTACCAACAATCATCGTTGGTAGTGACGAAATAACGGCGCAACATGAAATCGAGTGACCCTATGGTGCCGCGCCACTTGCACAGGCAACTTTCCTATCACTCGTACATACAAATTATAACAactatagtctgatttttaattcgagtcagtaaaatgacaggggcaactgtcactttcacaaaaaagggtGACCCACTACAATAGTGATGTTCCACAATCGATCGAATTAGAAGTTTAGTCATGATTTTAGTCctgccaataacaaaaaaaatatataacaacagtattttatgtaatatttaattacatgttttcagtttaatttccgtaaattacatatttatgttaatataaagccaatttgatattaataaaaaaatttaatgtatgtataaataaatgaatgtaatctagactaacttttaattctcgatttaaaaatctcgattttccacatgactatttatttgggaccctatttttttaaaacagtgcaacactggaaatgtcattttactgactcgaattaaaaatcagactatatcatatttttttatctaagttAAAGACtatagaagaaataaataatactgtaaACAAGACAGTATTTATTCCTTCGTATAAAGTCTTACCTCTTTTTAGTAAGATTAAACCTTTTTATAAGGCCGCCTTTGCAGTAAGTTTTACTCTTCAGATTTGCAAATGTAAAATCCCTTGCATGTTGCTTCTTCTTATAACTTATGTAAGCAATTTACAAATGTAAAGGCGGGGTAGTAAATGGGCCATATTGTTTTTAGCCCTCCACTCACATACCCagttgtacatatttttaatgttttttcgtTCCGTTTGTCTGCAGGACTTCGGTGAAGAGACGCCAGCGTTGGACGTGCTCAAAGACTACCTTAAGTCTTCAAGCTAATTTCACCTAGTGcataagttaaataataaaaatacaaaaaaatactaattctTTTATTTCTGGTGTCCTTTTGGTCAACCTCGATTTTTTTCGTACATTAATCCTTGAGTAGGAAGTGATTCCATCAGGATGCGGGCGGAAATAAGGTCTGAAATAGTGATAGCATTTTTTATCAGTGTTATCGCCGTCACGAGGTAAAGAGTAATGTGGAATAGCAACGAAGTTGACAGGACGagtagggcatgcaatttcggtaaaacaaaaattaccggtaaaaattcggtaataaaaatatttttaccggtaaaacggtaatttttgtaatttttttaaaatgcgatattataacaataagattgggtagtcttaaagcaaaaactaattaaatatgcaaagtataaggtggtaaacgttttttgtgtcgtgggccgtaacaaaaaacatgtcagtaccatccgtaCGCGTTGTCGCtgacaaaatgcaagagaaacggctgcgatggtacggacatgtaaaaaggagtgacacctgaggacatcggcagtgtgaatgtgatactcaatctcaatatacccggtcaaaggcgcaaaggcaggccgaaaccgtggtggttgagtgtcgtaatgaatgacatgaaaatctgcgaactcgaagaggaagatagagtctattcaggaggatagagcgaagtggaagaaggaagatacggaaagccgaccccgtcacaagacgggataaacgctaagaattaccgtaaaaaaatatatttttcattgaagtgaaagccattttttatggtaaatcatcaaatgacgattctttctgtctaaaacccatgttatttagtaggcgttttatggaccagggtcgcggtaactctttcgaacaatcccgcggccccggcaggccttgcccctgctgggccccactgggtttgctgacatctccctgaggagcccgtggaacaacgcgcgccgctgacacgggtctgttgtctatgcagacggtggaacgatgagccaccggaactcaccgcccacagaccgacgcctatggtggccgggagtcgtctctcgacccatggcgcccgtggtgtcttcctggtccactgcagcggctgggatgagaggtgctactcgccatctccttctcgagcatgactgcttcgcagaaggaggcgacggttcccattccctctagctccggaccatggcttgaaccagggaaggacgcgaaaggtcgccgctgcctattgcctcgacgacaacacggcggttcccttcccaggcagtgcacacctgaactgtgtgctccaccgtgtcctcagagctgtccgcatagtggtgaagtaaaagcccttgctcagtaaggtcatagagtaggtaaaataagcattaactacatttgtacctagtatgagctgacagctatgaggaaaaacagaataaccgaatgaatacaatttgtttagattttataaattaagatgagaatgaagatttgtatctaacctagacATAGTTAAGGAGCCATAtaagtttactttcctaaaaaacagcaactttaacactcttacaatacgtaatgtatgcaacattacattatattcaggctacataacaaacaTTTGACGTCAAATGAACagttgctatattttatcagaaaaaccggtaaattaccggtttcatattatttttaccggtaatttaaaactcgcaaaaatgggcgatttaccggtaaaaacgaaaccggttaaccggtattgcatgccctaagGACGagtaaaatatagctttgtgaatgaaataatgaaaagaCGTTACTGTTGTAGtagtaatgtttaattaattctaagtaataaatatatttaatcagACTCATCAAACAGAACGCACAAACTCAAATCAAGTTTCTAAACACAAATCTTCGCAAATTGATCGCAGAGTTCTTTGTGCTTCGGCCACTGTTGAACTTGGCATTCCCTGCAAAATATTGGtggattttgttattatatagCTCAATCTCTtcctatctgttgttttgctaaGTAGAGATATAATTTTTACATAGCTCATTCAAGTAAAAAATGTCAGGTTCCTATCTCTATATAAAGCAAAACAACGGATAGATAGAACATTAGGAGATACTTAAATATTAGATTCAGCAGCAAGGGAAATTAGttctttatttctatttcttaTGAATGCTTACAGGTCTgaataaagttaagtaaagcaatATGTAGCCTTCAGCTGTCGAGTGTAGAGTAcctatagtaagttcaactcagtcgtgcgcgcggccatatgtgtgggtaacccgtGTATTAGACATACACCTTATAGTCAAGTTTTCatcctgcgcatgcctacaactttcaaaagttgccctggatttctcagggtttccatcatcagatcctggcctgatgattatgggaccacctgtgaggtatatccctatcaaacaaaaaaataatttaataatagtcCATAAATAGTCCTATGaacgatgttttcataacagcgcctgaacaatttttaaagcatttttttcgtatgaaggtgtaaaaaaaatgaattagagagtatgccatatttttaaacatttttatcttttttttgagatacgtcacattgttataggacgtggggcaattttgtatggattgtgatccgtcttctttaatgtttatttatttataatgattatgaatcgctacttgaaaaatcaaatgatgaattcgGATTcgctctccaaggtgaattataaattctgactccatgtcaaaatgtctatagtattcttcttttttcttttgtacatgtcgacaagtattacccgacatcccttcatcaatttgacttaaacgttcatttatgagtttcattattttcgtcttattttggtcgacattatgcgaagcaatataattttttaaaattccccacacatgtagtttacattattatactagattatacctctttttacattcttagtccacacttttatttattgtccgcgtaccccgagctagaaaatatgtaaggagtatttaattcatcttagatagttcaccttatttatttcttagatgctgtcaatgtcaatttgaaaagacgtatgagaaaataatgaaaaactatatttaataataaaaagctttgaatgttgtttcattttttttttgaaacgctccttaataatttttccgtgaataactagtattttcgtaaacgactgtacccataacaaaaagcgacaAGAACACGTCATgttcggacgacgtcactgtcacacgaatgaaagttgtatatttacaagccgacgcacacatagggccgcgcgcaaatctgagttgaactatctatatctTGCTTGAATctaaataagcgtgttaaaaaaaaaacaaaatggcgggaATATTATGAAAGTTTAGGACTACTTTCATATTTTTCCCGCCCTTTATTATACGTTCCATTTTAAATGGCAACACTCACCTGCCACAATACCATTCCGTTTTACATCTCGAACATTTCTTAGTGGCCTTATCGCCGCATTTAGCACACTTGGCGCCACCACTGTCCAAAGCAAGGGCTGCATCGCTAGTGTACGACTCCAGCAGTTTCTTGGCCATAATCCGCGACTCTTCAGATCCATCCATGTGGAATAATTCTAGTTGGGCCTTAGCTAAGGTCCTTGTTTTCTTGTGGACTTGCTTTAAGTAAGCGTCTTTTATCTGTGGTAATGGAAAAACATAAACTGGTAGGGTCTTCATCGTCTTCATAAACTCATATTGGGTCAGGCAGCTTGTACCAGCCAGTCTTACGGAGGGGTTTCGACTTGCCCAAGTAACTAGGtggaagaggtcagataggcagccgctccatGTACTAAAAATAACTGATACCTAcatagggaaaaggctaggcagatgaagatACCTGTGGCACAATCTCAATGAGCGTACACCCAGGGTTCTTGACACCGTTGGTGCGGTTGTGAAGACTGGAGTAGTCTCCAACTGCTAGGCGGCAGAGGAACATCTTCAGATCGCCTAGAGGCGGGATCTGGTCCAGCATGAGGTCTGTCATTTTGACTTGCAACTGGAATAAAGGAAAATGCAAGGTAAAGTTTCAATTCTACTTGAGGTAAGTGCTACTATATCTACTAAGCAGCATAGCTTTAGAGTCTAATAGATTTCAAAGCTGAAGTTACGAATAGACTGTTAACTAACGAATCATGCTTTGGACCCTAAAGTTAAAGCCTTTTTGATAATGTTACAGGCTGGACACAATATTTGAAGTCTACTAAGTCCGAAGCAACAGAGTTAAAACCTgacttttttacaaattattggGACATCACCTCCATTTAAAAGTAGCCAGGATCCCAAAATACTCACCCTGCAGAAAGCGCTGCGTCGACACTCGTCTATAGTGTAGTAGTGTGCGAGACGTGGCTCCAACAACAACTGACGCAAGCACAGCCACAGTTGCACCTCCGTGCGGTGCATCTGAGCCAAGTCCTCGGCTGACGGCTTGCTCCAGCGACCGACTGGAATAGACCTCTTTGTTCACACAcagacttctcaaaaaggaggttctcattcagatgtttgtgttTTTAGTTAGCCTGTTTAACTTAATTGCCTAAACTTAgattgtacctatgtaaaatctCTGTTTTAAATTTGGCACTATTTTTTCCATTCCAACTTTTTTGGGGCTGCAAATGTTATCTCATGCTCTCTAAAAAAATAGTCAAAACGAAATGATGAAACTTGTCTAAGTAATATGCCAGACCAGAGCATGTCCAAGAACTTGACAGTTAAATTTTTgctgttcaaaaatattaattaagattttaaatgCTCACAATTGAACATCTGCAGGTCTCCAGCCTCGTTCCTCTTCATCCAGGGCTCATGTATCAGCAGATGCGTCAGTAAGGAGGGCACGTCATGCGTCTTGTACAAGTTGGTCGAGATGGAGGCGCCCGCGCCGCCTACCTCCATGTGCTCCGCTATGTAGCTAAAATGGGGTGGGTAAATATTAATGGGGCTTTTTTCGCTAATCTGGCATTACTGGCGAGCTAAGAGAACATCATGACTTATGTACATACACCTATATATATCTTGTTTTTCAGGAGCAGAGTTGAAAGAGTAGAAGGTCAAAGAATTATGAACGGTTTTCAGGAGCCGGGTCAAAAAATTAGAAATATGCGACTCTTGGGCTGCGTGATTGTTGGAATAAATTATCGCGGCTCTAGTACCTACTCAAAAGGCTCCAGGACCAAAGATAGGGTTCTGACAATAAACATTAGAGGTCAGCTGATGTACCTAATAACTAAATAAACGATGACGAGAAacacagtttaaataaaaattaaaatatttcaaactgcTAGGCTACAGACCACAGATCTTACCGCACAATTGAGATGCATCTCATGCTTATGTCGAACTGCAGATCGCGCTTCTGTCTCTCCAACTCTTCAATGGCTGTCTCCGATTCCAGATCTTTGGAAGTCACTGGTTTCAAATAGTCGTTACTGcgatcaataatatttttaaactatttgaaaggtcttttcataaaaaattaagaaccCTAACTTTTAcctgttaattaattatttatcattgtcTAAAAGCAAGATGAAAAACCGTCGTGAGGATATTTACTTTAAACTAattacatgtaggtacctaatggaaATACCACCAGCACCACCCAGTAGGTAAGTTCTAGGTACTCTTTTGTGAAAGAAAAGAACCATAAGGATTATCTActtcaaaaatcttcaaaaacagGTTCAAAGAAGAGGAATGTATAGGTAATTTACTGACTTGATAAGAGCCAAGAGTGCCGTGAGCTGGTCAACAGCATAGTTGAGCAAGTCCACCACGACCTCATTGATGCACTGCGCTCCGTCCTCGTGGAAGAGGACCGTTTCTAACAAGCCAACGGCTGCAGCCTCGTGGTATAACTGAAAATAAgcagcttcatcatcatcacagcGCTGCTAAGGAGTTTGCTCTGCAACTCCTTCACAGCAAAAACGGTTGAAGATAAGAAGGCCGGGCGGTTTtagggactgtcttttgttttagtcTTCGAATAACTCTGATTTTTCAGCACATAGGTGCTCGTTTCAAATCTGGCCTTTACTTACAATTTGCTGGCACTTGAGGTCTGACCTAACCTAGGTTTGTAGAATCAGAATGCTTATGCGGTCAAAATAGGCTGactgctggggagtttgttccaccacttcttcttcccagcaaaagcataggaagtggtgaagggcgggcgttttgggggttgtcttttgtaaatttgacgttcaaaagtgCTGAATTTTTAGCCtcctttgaataaatgacttgaTTTTGAGTAGGACTACTTGAAGACTAACTTACCACCATATAAACCCCGAAAGTGTTCTCAGGTGCGGgttctaattttataatttgtggAAATATCTTGGTGCGCCACACTTGGATGCATATTGCTTCGTAGACTAAAACCGGGAGCTGTAAACAAAGCATGAAGTTCAAATGTTCAATACAGCTTTTAGTTTTAACAAAGAGGTCATATAGGAAcagttaatttgaaattatagacATTAAAATGATACCAAGAACTTCCCTACGACGGGAGATGGTAACAGCTGAAATACAAGCAACAGgtttttacatagaaaaaatatgaagaaggTACCTTCCCAGCCGAAATAAGGGTTTCTTTGGTGAGCTCCTCTTGCAATGAAGAAGCTTCTAAGACGGCTTGCTGGTTCAGTTTCTGCAATCTTATGTGCCAATCCACCCATCTGCAAGGAAAGtgaattattttgtaggtaGTTAGGCCATGGACCGTAGGTAATAGAAGAGTAAAGCATTATGTTATTTAGTTAAAGCAGTTAAAGATATTTCACTGGTATTCAACACTAAGTACTCGAATTAAACTGGATGTTGATCCCAGTCTAAAAAACGATAACCCGATGATTAATTGTGTTATGACGATAGCGGTAGAATCTAAAACTAACCAATACTTCTGCctagctttttaaaaatagaacgatTTCTCACTTACCCCTGATTCCCGATGCATTCGATTTGGGATGGTTGCATACTATCGACAAATAAATCTAGCTCTCCTACATTGAGAGCGCTGAGCTGGGGATCCTTTTCAACCATTTTAAAGATACTATCtttttacctactaataaattCTTATAATATAACCTGCATATACCAAGCAAAGAAAGTGTCTTcggtatttgtttgtaactataGAAACGatagttcaatatttttataaatcgcGCCGCCGGAAGTTCCAGAAAAAACAATTGATACTGTTCTATTTCATAGCTAATAAGCCAAACAAGCAGTTGAAATATTGGGCAATAGAGCTTTGCAAGCCATGCTCGAAACATGGaactttatttaatgaaatgatgATCTAGCGGGGAATGTCGGAAAAACACAAAATCAgcctaatttaaaattattgatttcttATAATAATCTTATTATTGGTAATTTTCAATGATTGAGCAGCCCATAAAACGAACAAGCTTTTGTGTTActacatgaaaaaataaaataaaatggcgaCAGGCGGAAGTCTGTATTCTGTCTTTCTTTTGATAATTTGACACACGTGCCGCGTGGAGTTTTGCCCCGCaggttgataaaaaataatatatttattagtatttaagtGTTAAAATAGTTAATAATCGCATAAGGAACATAAATACAGTGtcagtaatataaaatgttttgtggaTTTTGTGAAAAGTGTTGATAAACTTGATCGTAGTCTGGTGACATGCCGCCACACCATTGATCCTTGTTTTCCGTAGTGTTCATAGCCTTATTATTACCACTATGTTTGAAATTATCGGCGTTCGAATTGTTCTAGCAGATCTAGATGCTTTATTTGGTATATTTAGAGACAATTTGATGATTGATGTTTCTGCAACACGACCTAACCTCTTTGCCAATACAAGTGTGGTATGGCACCAAAACTGCTGAATGATTACCACAATTTGGTTTACTTATGTGATTGTTAGCGCTTTTATCTGTAATTCCTACGCATATTCGAGCCATCGTGCGTctcggatttgtaaattttcataaatatgctTGTTAGGAAATAATCTTTTGTTAGAAGTTTTTGTATCATTGcatttatttactgttataTTCTGTTGCTGCAACTTATTCAACATCTCATGTTATACCAGATTCTGTTGTACTGCATGTAAATAATTCCCCGGGACACCTACAAttgtacaacatttttttatcacatacaAGATCCATACAtgcgtttaatttaataacaaccTGCAGCAAACTTAACTTGCTCTATTAAGCTTCCAACACCATTCTTAAAGTATAAAAGTTCAGAAATGCCTCCATTTTTCTAA
The DNA window shown above is from Helicoverpa armigera isolate CAAS_96S chromosome 25, ASM3070526v1, whole genome shotgun sequence and carries:
- the Rps12 gene encoding small ribosomal subunit protein eS12; this encodes MADVEVEVPANPVLSGGAMDVNTALQEVLKTALIHGGLVHGLHEAAKALDKRQAVLCVLAENCDEAAYKKLVQALCNEHQIPLVKVDNNKKLGEWAGLCKIDKDGKARKIVGCSCVVIKDFGEETPALDVLKDYLKSSS
- the Zmynd10 gene encoding zinc finger MYND domain-containing protein 10; this translates as MVEKDPQLSALNVGELDLFVDSMQPSQIECIGNQGWVDWHIRLQKLNQQAVLEASSLQEELTKETLISAGKLPVLVYEAICIQVWRTKIFPQIIKLEPAPENTFGVYMVLYHEAAAVGLLETVLFHEDGAQCINEVVVDLLNYAVDQLTALLALINNDYLKPVTSKDLESETAIEELERQKRDLQFDISMRCISIVRYIAEHMEVGGAGASISTNLYKTHDVPSLLTHLLIHEPWMKRNEAGDLQMFNFGRWSKPSAEDLAQMHRTEVQLWLCLRQLLLEPRLAHYYTIDECRRSAFCRLQVKMTDLMLDQIPPLGDLKMFLCRLAVGDYSSLHNRTNGVKNPGCTLIEIVPQIKDAYLKQVHKKTRTLAKAQLELFHMDGSEESRIMAKKLLESYTSDAALALDSGGAKCAKCGDKATKKCSRCKTEWYCGRECQVQQWPKHKELCDQFAKICV